A genome region from Microplitis mediator isolate UGA2020A chromosome 4, iyMicMedi2.1, whole genome shotgun sequence includes the following:
- the LOC130666697 gene encoding uncharacterized protein LOC130666697 has protein sequence MGPLKMAGSIVLLLATLHLSRALVGFDCGGSSMNTSTLSLLDVGDCKLSNRPLQNEKVNIYLLQPAEIIHVHVIECKILINRHIQYCGWHSYSSAVLYGRREYYLEIDYNKCKRMHETNSVWLFDRVPFYDLKMNHTSHRTAQLAGSQSMGGDCTTGTYSDEYGTWSNVVVDALFEITISEYETSLNTKTNQVLLRSGTRCDAEKLTCITSEGMSAFWSEVPKDSCLMKYAQLYQGPATRIIGEDNFPDVYSLTTEDITFALAQKGTLEVCGHNVIKTEHPKLFIVVVKNAGFTLSVETIKTEDMDIFAYINSKFVYVEKFIRQQLHNLYHDVLIKRCELERAVLMNALALSSLTPDEFGYALMKGPGYYTTVAGELVHITKCVASPVRVRETEQCYQELPVTYNNKSYFLTPKSRILVQRGTLIECNTILPVGYFIDGVWFHITPQAIRAPSPQQLQPLTAPTWNYDNPEHLATSGIYSQKDLEKLRNRIMFPAEKPALLNALAMGAAGRVIPAGSVNVLGLFDEEALEKLATSTGERIWRSLVDFGSVTAGILSIMLLLRLFKFVVDTIFHGYALYCIHGCSALLLTAIWDTLANLILHHHHHRRRQSDEENQVIPPIPRARSILNIIDENSDGQISAPPKEWSFKNLSKQLGHQQLEDQQQEDQARTCLSRETLYRLRNRDP, from the coding sequence ATGGCCGGATCAATTGTCCTTTTGCTGGCGACCCTTCACCTTTCCCGGGCTTTAGTAGGATTCGACTGTGGTGGATCCTCAATGAATACTTCGACATTATCGCTGTTGGATGTGGGAGATTGTAAACTATCAAACCGACCGttacaaaatgaaaaagttaACATTTACTTATTACAACCCGCGGAAATTATTCACGTTCACGTAATAGAATGTAAGATCCTTATAAACCGGCACATACAATATTGTGGTTGGCATTCATACTCTTCCGCAGTCTTATACGGGAGAAGAGAATATTATTTAGAAATAGactataataaatgtaaaagaaTGCACGAAACAAATTCGGTCTGGCTATTCGATCGAGTACCGTTCTACgatcttaaaatgaatcatacATCTCACCGAACGGCCCAACTGGCAGGTAGCCAAAGTATGGGAGGGGATTGTACCACGGGAACATACAGCGACGAGTACGGCACATGGAGTAATGTAGTTGTCGACGCGTTATTCGAGATAACAATTTCCGAGTACGAAACGTCTCTAAATACAAAAACGAACCAAGTGTTATTACGATCAGGAACGCGATGCGACGCGGAAAAACTCACTTGTATAACTAGCGAAGGTATGTCCGCGTTTTGGAGTGAAGTGCCGAAAGACTCATGCTTGATGAAATATGCCCAATTATACCAAGGACCAGCCACGAGGATAATCGGAGAAGACAACTTTCCGGATGTCTATTCACTCACCACCGAGGACATTACTTTCGCTCTCGCGCAGAAAGGCACCCTGGAGGTCTGCGGACACAATGTCATAAAAACCGAGCACCCGAAGCTGTTTATCGTGGTGGTCAAAAATGCGGGTTTTACATTGTCCGTTGAAACAATCAAGACCGAAGACATGGACATTTTTGCGTACATAAACAGTAAATTCGTGTACGTAGAAAAGTTTATTCGTCAGCAGCTTCACAACCTTTACCACGACGTGCTCATCAAACGCTGTGAACTAGAGCGGGCGGTGCTCATGAATGCACTCGCACTTTCATCATTGACTCCCGACGAATTCGGCTACGCCTTAATGAAAGGTCCAGGCTATTACACCACGGTTGCTGGAGAACTTGTTCATATCACGAAGTGTGTCGCATCACCAGTACGAGTTCGCGAAACCGAGCAATGTTACCAGGAGCTCCCGGTAacttacaataataaaagttatttcttaaCTCCAAAATCCAGAATATTGGTGCAAAGAGGCACCTTAATTGAATGCAATACAATACTGCCGGTAGGCTATTTCATAGATGGGGTATGGTTTCATATAACCCCGCAAGCAATTCGGGCACCATCTCCTCAGCAGCTGCAACCATTGACAGCACCAACCTGGAATTACGACAATCCGGAGCACCTGGCTACGTCAGGGATCTACTCGCAAAAAGACTTGGAAAAATTGCGAAACCGTATCATGTTTCCAGCCGAAAAACCGGCACTTCTCAATGCTTTGGCTATGGGGGCAGCAGGTCGAGTAATACCGGCGGGAAGTGTCAATGTCCTGGGTCTGTTTGACGAAGAAGCACTGGAAAAATTGGCAACCAGCACCGGAGAAAGGATATGGCGAAGCCTCGTCGATTTTGGATCAGTCACAGCGGGTATCCTGTCAATCATGCTACTATTACGGCTGTTCAAATTCGTGGTCGACACAATCTTCCACGGGTACGCATTATACTGCATACACGGTTGCAGCGCACTCTTGTTAACGGCTATATGGGACACCTTAGCTAATCTCATCCTTCACCATCATCACCACCGCAGGAGACAAAGCGACGAGGAAAACCAGGTAATACCACCGATACCCCGAGCAAGGTCAATACTCAATATCATCGATGAAAACTCAGACGGCCAAATCTCGGCTCCACCAAAGGAATGgtcctttaaaaatttatctaagcAGTTGGGACATCAACAACTGGAGGATCAACAACAGGAAGATCAAGCGCGTACGTGTTTAAGTAGAGAGACACTGTACAGACTTAGGAATAGGGATCCGTAA